The DNA window AGCGGCAGGTGGAGCGCGACGCCGGCGACCCGTGCCTTCGGGTGCGCGCGCACGACGTCCGCCGTCGACCACAGCTCGCGCGCCGTCATGCCGTGGCGCAGCATGCTGGTGGTCCGCTCGAGGACGAAGCGCGCGTCGGGCTGCCGGCCCAGCAGGTCGCCCAGGTCCTCGACCCGGCTGATGGTGTGGACCACCCGGCGGGCGAGCGCGGGCTCCAGCTCGACGGCGGCCCCGAAGGGGCGCCAGGGCGTGAGGACGAGCAGGCTGCCGTCGTACCGCCCGGCGACCTCGGGCAGCTCCTCGTAGGTGCCGACCGCGATCGTGTCGACGCCGAGCCAGGCTGCACGGCGGGCCAGCCGGCCGAGGCCGAAGCCGTAGCCGTTGCCCTTGGCGACGGGGACCAGGTCGGGCTCGGCGGTCGCAACCGACCGCAGGTGGTCGCGCCAGCGGTCGCCGTCGACGGTGAGGGTGAGGCTCATCAGCGACGACTCATGTAGACGTCGAAGGCCTTGTAGAGCACCTTGTTGAGCGGCAGGTCCCACTCGCCGACGTACTCGACGGCCTCGCCGCCGGTGCCGACCTTGAACTGGATCAGGCCGAGGTGCGGGTCGTCCTCGGCGAGGGTGTCGGTGATGCCGCGCAGGTCGTAGACGTCGGCGCCGGCGGCGATCGCGTCGCGGATCATCTGCCACTGCACGGCGTTGGAGCCGCGGACCTCGCGCTTCTCGGTGGAGGACGCGCCGTAGGAGTACCACGCGTGGGCGCCGACCCGGATCGCGATCGTCGCCGCGACCAGGGTGCCCTCGTGCCGCCCCGTGTAGAGCCGGATCCGGTCCGGCTCCTCGGCGCCGAGCGCCTCGACCATGGTGCGGAAGTAGGACAGCGGCCGCGGGGTGAAGTGGTCGCGCTCGGCGGTGTGGACGTAGAGGTCGTGGAAGTGCTTCAGCTCCGGATCGATCGCCACGCCGTCGTACGACGTGACCTCGACGCCCTCCTTGGCGGCCTTCTTGATGTTGCGCCGCCACAGCTGGTTCATCCCGGCGAGGACCTGTTCCTCAGTGCGGCCGGCGAGCGGGACCTGGAAGACGAACTGTGGCTGACCGGCGGCGAACCCGCCCTCGACGGCGAGCGGTCGCCAGCCGAGGTCTCGGAGCTGCGCGACCACCCGGGCGCCGGCATGGCTGCGCTCGGTGGGGGCCAGGTCGCCGAGACGGCGTACGGCGGGGTCCGCGATGCCGGCCTTGACCGTGGCGGTGTCCCAGCGGCGGGTGACCACGGGCGGCCCCATCCGGACGCCGAAGGCGCCCCGGCCCTTGAGGTGCGCAGCCATCGGCCGCAGCCAGGGGGGGAGGTCCTCGACGTCCCAGTCGATCGCCGGGCCCTCGGGCAGGTAGGCGAGGTAGCGCTTCACCTTCGGCAGCTGCCGGTAGAGCACCAGCCCGGCGCCTACCAGCTCGCCACCGGCGAACCAGCCCAGCGACTCGTGGCGCCACTCCGCCTTGACCCGGGCCCAGGCCGGGGTCTGCAGGAAGCTGACGGAACGTTGCCGTCGGACGAAGTCGAGGTGCTCGTCGGATCCGATCTCGCGCACGACGAGAGGGGTCGAGGCGGTCGGGGGAGTCACAGGTCGAGGCTAGCGAACGACCCGAGCGGGTCGTCAGTTGCTCTCGCGCACCATCAGGTTGCCCCACTTCTGCACTCGCGCGCAGCGGCCGGAGCCGACCGCGCAGCGCAGCAGGGGAAAGCTGTTGCCGACCGCGTGCAGGAGCAGCCGGTCCGACGACTCCCAGAGCGGCCGCTGGTCAGGTCCCTCGACCATGTACCTCCCGGTGTACGTCGCGAGCACCGCACCGGTCCGCGCGTTGCGGACCCGCACCGTGCGAGCGGTGTTGGTCCAGGAGTAGTAGTCCTCGTCCCCCTGGTGGAGGCCGGCAATCGTCGCGACGCGCGTGCTGTCCGGGGAGAAGGCCACCGGGACCTCGCCCGCGCGCGTGCGCCACAGCGTGCGATGGGTCCGTGCCGCGAGCATCACGGCGTGGTCGCCGGCGTACGTCGCGTAGCGCCGCGTCGAGGGGCTGGCGGCCGCGGGGACGAGGACGCCGGCGAAGGGATCGTTCTCGACCGTGCGCCGGTCGATCACCT is part of the Nocardioides conyzicola genome and encodes:
- a CDS encoding lipid II:glycine glycyltransferase FemX; this encodes MTPPTASTPLVVREIGSDEHLDFVRRQRSVSFLQTPAWARVKAEWRHESLGWFAGGELVGAGLVLYRQLPKVKRYLAYLPEGPAIDWDVEDLPPWLRPMAAHLKGRGAFGVRMGPPVVTRRWDTATVKAGIADPAVRRLGDLAPTERSHAGARVVAQLRDLGWRPLAVEGGFAAGQPQFVFQVPLAGRTEEQVLAGMNQLWRRNIKKAAKEGVEVTSYDGVAIDPELKHFHDLYVHTAERDHFTPRPLSYFRTMVEALGAEEPDRIRLYTGRHEGTLVAATIAIRVGAHAWYSYGASSTEKREVRGSNAVQWQMIRDAIAAGADVYDLRGITDTLAEDDPHLGLIQFKVGTGGEAVEYVGEWDLPLNKVLYKAFDVYMSRR